Proteins encoded by one window of Passer domesticus isolate bPasDom1 chromosome 10, bPasDom1.hap1, whole genome shotgun sequence:
- the LOC135309397 gene encoding uncharacterized protein LOC135309397 isoform X3 produces the protein MTEDAVITNSDIEESEGMTNTGTSPAPTVIHTAPMEFFEESAVPSQQQVPAIVRNIHQRLVSHDTVDARLQTDIVRLAEKHPVDVVLTLLRCAPTCDRAAAIMWKTIGSVGPALEKVLPTLLCVMEDWPVHSASTSDGDDTDVFALAATLVIWVIVSECHKAMIPYSGRLFVALLFHIVITTQQMPPEEAGHFWKACREEHRLPRKPSRFAVQAMKALLYRLRCDKEVMAVERKRGWDTLLRAHTQHYAVGLLAREMRRIFIPFCSLIALHLLKELHRADPYWDLPFLAFLVEVFECLDLCKCGDSILEIMSRCLQSECRERRRLALRALMVLSKDPLRARRMCSLSKNLVELLGDADGYVVSMTLSVLTNILENDHILISSTTAPQLAEALLPLFDCDDIHMQLLSLNLFFKVMDLVVKKGKKPLKRIVKQSLLPLFFHCHDANERVAKASRELLLCVVRFLRRRKLKQLLKREKMLKFGTSLGLPGYP, from the exons ATGACTGAGGATGCAGTCATCACAAACAGTGACATTGAAGAGAGTGAGGGCATGACAAATACTGGCACCTCACCCGCCCCCACTGTTATTCATACTGCCCCTATGGAATTTTTcgaggagagtgctgttccttCTCAGCAGCAG GTGCCAGCCATTGTAAGGAACATCCACCAGAGGCTGGTGTCCCATGACACTGTGGATGCCaggctgcaaactgacattgtgaggctggctgaGAAACATCCTGTTGACGTGGTGCTGACCCTCCTGCGCTGTGCCCCAACGTGTGACAG agctgctgcaatcaTGTGGAAAACCATAGGATCAGTGGGACCAGCACTGGAGAAAGTGCTGCCAACACTGCTGTGTGTGATGGAGGACTGGCCTGTGCACAGCGCATCCACCTCCGATGGGGATGACACAGatgtctttgccctggct gcaactctggtgatctggGTGATTGTGTCTGAATGCCACAAGGCCATGATCCCTTATTCTGGGCGActgtttgtggctctgctcttccatattgtcatcaccacacagcagatgccaccagaggaagCTGGGCACTTTTGGAAAGCATGTCGGGAGGAACACCGCCTTCCCAGGaagcccagcag gtttgcagtacaggccatgaaggctctgctctacCGCCTGCGGTGTGACAAGGAGGTGATGGCTGTGGAGCGCAAGcgtggctgggacacgctgctgcgtgctcacacccagcactatgccgtgggtctgctggccag ggagatgcgccgtatCTTTATCCCCTTTTGTTCCCTCATTGCATTACATCTACTGAAGGAGCTCCACAGGGCGGACCCATACTGGGATCTGCCCTTCCTGGcattccttgtggag GTCTTTGAGTGCTTGGACTTGTGTAAATGTGGTGACAGCATACTGGAGATCATGTCAAGGTGCCTGCAgagcgagtgcagggagaggcgtcgcctggcGCTCAGGGCCCTcatggtgctcagcaaggatcccttgagg gccagaaGAATGTGCAGTCTGTCTAAAAACcttgtggagctgctgggtgatgcagaTGGATATGTTGTCAGCATGACCCTCTCTGTGCTCACAAATATACTTGAGAATGACCACATCCTGATatccagcaccactgccccgcagctggctgaggcactcctgccactctttgactgT gacgaCATCCAtatgcagctgctctccctaaACCTCTTCTTCAAGGTGATGGACTTGGtagtgaagaaaggaaaaaagcccctgAAGAGAATTGTGAaacagagcctgctgccactcttcttTCATTGCCATGATGCGAACGAGCGTGTGGCAAAA GCCTCTCGTGAATTGCTGCTTTGTGTGGTAAGGTTCCTGAGGAGAAGGAAGCTCAAGCAACTACTTAAGAGGGAGAAGATGTTGAAGTTTGGCACCAGCCTG